The Coccinella septempunctata chromosome X, icCocSept1.1, whole genome shotgun sequence nucleotide sequence TTATCGATCggaatataaataaaatgtgtACCTTATATGCCCCCATGTTATTATTACGTTGACCTTTGCAAATTTATGTTAATTATTCGTGTGGATCGGTTGTACAACCAGGATTATGAATATCCTCTGCAATTATTTCGTTAGAATAATGCGGATTATAAATTATTGGGTGGTTTCAACCAAATTACCCCCACAAATTCACCATATATGGATGGCAGTGAACAGGAGTTGAATTAACATTGGAAACAATGGATTTTCCATTCACGAGTCAGGGGGATTTTAAATTGTCTTCTTTAACTTTACCTATTACTATTGTCtatcgatacgccactgctaatGGACCCAGTTCTGTCAAGACTTTGCCACATTCTACGTCATCGCCCttccaatcggctttgaactgaattgcaacttctttctatacctactcttgattatcacaaagtggtagtattattttaccataagtgacattgactcttcagtaaacagAACCTCTGCTGAGCCATTTGGCTCCGATTCTGACTCAGAATATTCACTTACAAGCAATAGAAAGAAACGTAAATtttagtaaaaatataaaaGACCAGTGAAATTGAAGCGACTTCGACTAATGGCAGtcgaaaatgatgaatttgaaTCTGAAAAGCACCAGCATTCACCAATGCAAGATAGTGGTAGGTACTAATGGCaatactgacagaaagaaattctgttattctttcgaaattcaggtgAATACAACAACTGAcgcagaaaataataaatgagcCGAAACTATATACCATGTTTTCATGaacaagatcttgaaattttcaaggaGTTGGCGACCTACCTACCTATATAGACTGCAGAAGAAGTCAAAGTCTATGATAGAGTTACCAAAAATTTAACCGAAAACCTTTTTTCATAACGATGGTGTGGGGTCCATGAAATCCTGTTAAACAGGGTGAATCTTTTACTCATAGAAAGATTTTCgaggtcaaaaaaatttttttcctataccattttttctgattcggccctgataaaaggattaaggatatagccattttaagttttcataatgagctttgcTACTCCTGGAGAAAcagaattcccttcagaataacaagctgaatcaatgacactacacatctttctaacagagttgcattcagccaaattacccaattttattatcacagatattttttatttttgaacatcaaattactcgaaaacagcgcgttatacgagaaaatatgaagaatacttttattttacaagacgttcaaatattcattagatagcgtccaacttagtttcaagggttggattctttgaattttgggtattttcatggtacgtaatgatcataatgagaaaactgaaagacgtgggtgatatcttgtgttcgaagaagattcatcagataaaggaaaaactatattccgaaattcgtttcgttcgataaaaccgtttgtgagatggacctaaaaataactttttttcatggtgtttcaacaacctgtatctttcaaaccgagccgattcggaaaaagtcgtacaggaaaaaagtgtttcttttaacctcaagaatctactgttaaaattttgTACGAGTCAACCACTCACCCTGAATACATCTAATGGTTGCCGAGCCACATATGGCTTTTTAATCATGTAGACGTTTCCAAACCTATATACAATGTGAACATTTCAGGGGCGTATTTCGATTGTTTGTGCTCGATTCCAAAACTTCATTTGAAAAGAGAGAATTGGAATATTCCGAGATGTATACCGGCGTCTACAATTTGCACAGTAACAATTTTACGAATGCTCTAAGTGCGTACTTAAGCCAGTAATGAGCTCTGATTGGATTAGTGAAGTTATCGTCCGTTCGTGAAATGTAAATGACCTGTAAACCCTTGGACGTACAAGCGTTGGGAGTTCCTTGGCACCTCTCAACTTCCTTTCGCATGTGATCCATGTAAATGGTAATGCACTCGGTAATTATACCGATACTGTATAGGAAGAAGTACGTACCTGCTTATTGTAAGTGGCGTTCATCCGGCCACATTCACCGCTTTGATTGACTTCCGGCCTTTGTTTTTTGCCCATCAATTCGTGATGGGTCCTCGAATTGACTACCTTCGAGGGAGGGTACTTGGAAGCGTCCCCGAGCTTGTTGTTCGCCTCCCTCTTGCTCGGCGAATGCGACCTAGCCCTCTCCGAGTGCTTCTTGTTCAGCTTCGTCTTCGGTATCTTGATCTTGGCCATTTCCAGGCTGAACCTGGGGTTGTTGGAGATGTGGGCGTTGGAGGGCACGGTGCCCACCACCGACCACCTCCTCGTGTTCTTATCCGAGAACTTGTCATCGATCACGTCGTAATCGGGTGGCGGCTCGAAGGGTAGGGAATCGTAGAGTTGGCTCTCGCAGCTGTCGTAGCCGCAGTCACGTTCCAACCCCGAATTCACGGATCTCCTCCTGAAGCGCGTCCTCCTCCTGGCGTCGGAACCCTCCCTCTGCAACGGGGAGTCCGACACGGTGATCGATACCGGATCCGAGCCGGACGGCGAGGTGACGGGGGACGGAATATAAAACGTCGGCTGTTTGGAGTCGTTGAAATTGCCGCTGAACACTTCCTGGACGGAGAGGCCGCGTGACTTCCTGAGTCCTACGTGAATGCTGTTCAATTTGGCGCGGAGGACATCTTGGACGCTGGCCTTTTTGGCACCGGGCAGGCGACGGTAGGACGTCGCCTGCGGCGTGCTGACTAGAGTTTGGGGACTAGAGCTGTCTAGGAGGGTGGTACGCGACGCTTCCGAGGCGTTCTCGTGCCCCTTGAAGCCTCTGAGGGAGCAGCAGTTACGTAGTTTCCTCCATCTTTGGGATATGCTTCCGTTCAGATCTGGAACGAGAAGATTTCAATCATTAATTTCATTGTCTCACTGTTTCAGGCGTGAtccttttcattattattgatTTCCTTCTCGCGAAATGTCAACAACCCTTACAGGATCAGTATAAATAGCTGTATGGCTCCTCATAAAACGAAGCTATGATGAAGTTAAAACAGATATCAATTCGATTCCGTCAATCCAAAACAATTTTAGAGCGAAATCCTCGTTTTCAACATGATTGAATCTGTATTCTTGGAAATTCTGAGGAAATGTCTTTTTTTGGGGGCGTTTCTTGGGCGAAATGGGGGAAATTCCCAGATTCATAACTAGAAAagttgatctttcagaatatgtgtcacattcagatctacgataattattctggaagaaaaactactcgaaagctgaccttcccaaaatgttgggttcagttaaaacttcctcaagactgaacggttgcgccgacatggatgaacttctcagatttataactagaaaagttgatctttcagaatatgtgtcacattcagatctacgataattattctggaagaaaaactactcgaaagctgaccttcccaaaatgttgggttcagttaaaacttcctcaagactgaacggttgcgccgacatggatgaacttctcagatttataactaaaaaagttgatctttcagaatatgtgtcacattcagatctacggtaattattctggaagaaaaactactcgaaagctgaccttcccaaaatgttgggttcagttaaaacttcctcaagactgaacggttgcgccgacatggatgaacttctcagattgATAACTAGAAAAGTTGATCTTTCggaatatgtgtcacattcaaatctacgataattattctggaagaaaaactactcgaaagctgaccttcccaaaatgttgggttcagttaaaacttcctcaagactgaacggttgcgccgacatggatgaacttctcagatttataactaaaaaagttgaatatgtgtcacattcaaatctacgataattattctggaagaaaaactactcgaaagctgaccttcgaaaaattcccaaaaagttgggttcagttaaaactttctcaagactgaacggttgcgccgacatggatgaacttctcagatttattacgagaagaattgctctatgagaatatgtatcacatttagatctacgataattgccctggaagaaaaactactcgaaagctgaccttcgaaaaattcccaaaaagtttggttcagttaaaacctactcgagaccgaacggttacgcccagatttattacaagactGCACACATTATAAATTTATCTAATCTACCAAAACTTTTCGTTGAAAAACCATTCGCACGTTACCACCACACATCAATAGTTCGCTTTTTTTGTGGAAGTAGAGAAGGTCCTTGATTTATAGCCATAGCCTGGTCAATTGTCCCTCTTGACAGCAAACAAAACGGAAGAATTAGTGCATTTTCTTCATTGTTCATTACCCTCTAACATCAATAGAATTACCGTTACTAATACGTTCAAGGGGGAGtagaaaattaccaatttatAGATCCAAGTCGTTTTTGAAATGGCCTGAGAAGAGATGGAAATTTGTATGCTTGAAATTACAAAAGAAATCGTTTCTTCCTGTGTTAGATTAGCGTGAAATATAATGGAGTACAGCTGCATTATTTTCCTAGACAGCTGCAGATACAATTTTTCCATCAATCATGGAACTTCTCTTATGAATCGATCTGATTTCTATGGAGTGCTGGTTGCGAATAGCACAAAGACTTGAATATCGATCTAGATTATGTTCTACCAGAGCCATAACGTTCGAAATCAATGTACTCAAGACAGAAAAATTAATAGAgctatttttaaattttactCTTTCGCTCAATGCTTAAGACTAATAGTGTTGAAATGATGACCTACGTTCAATTAGTTTATTTATACAAGAAGACAATCTGAGTATtttcgtataaatatttcaaacatcAAAGAGCCTATTCTGATTGTTTTCTTTGTTGGCCAGCGGAGAAGAAAATAAGTGAACAAAGAAGACAAAGAGTCGTGAGTGGAATAGTAAACATACTCCTCATTGTCAGGGTTATATATTCATGgaaaaatagacgtcaatttgttacTATTTTGGCACGTGTATATGTCTCATATGCTCATTTAAAGAGAGTTTGAGGTCAATTACCTTTTCTTGAGTACATACATATCTTCTCATAAGTCTGGGCTTGATTGGACTTTATAATTATTCAGTTATATCAAGGCAGACAGACAGATGCAAGGGGGCTTGAACCTCTGAGGGCATTACTTCATGCATCAGATAATAGACCAGAACATGCTTGGTACCACAAATAAACTAATCTACCGCATTAGTTCAGATCGTTCCTGAAATTACGAAGATTAAAAGCAATTTCGGTGCTGTATCACTACAGAAATGAATAGGTTAATAACAGAAAAATTTATCCGTATCAAAGATTACGTGAACACTCACATCGTACTGAATTCAATTAAGATAACTAATATTTTTTGAAGTGCTGCTGGTATCGTATCGTACGCTGGTATTTTCTAGATATCACAAAATATACAAACTTGCTTTTAACAACGTACCTTTATGGATAATTAAGTTATTTAGAACGATAAATATCGTCGATATTTAGAATACCTATAGTATGGATATCCTATACCTTGGGGCAATAAAATCTCTATGAATACTGATTTGATGTGATTTGTTTTGAGAAGGGCCTACTTCGAAACTTGGCGAAAAACCATGAGGAAAAGTATTCCTGGGAATTTTTCTATCGGGATTAAAAAGTCACTTCTAATTTGCCAGGTACAATCTTgttaaataataattatttgagTACATTTAATATGTATAGATATATGCGATTGTATAAGGGTTCGGTTCTTGATTTCAAGATCTAGATTCCATGAAAATAGAGCAAGATTTTAGACTTGTTTCTTGTTTTCACTATGGTGATATTGAATCTTTCAAAAAATCCTTGTTTTTTTGTATTTATAATGGGCACATTTTTCCTACAAATAATTGCCTTATATCTACAATTTCTCTCCAGAAAATTTCATGatgaataaaatcattttttcattcattttatggAATCATAATATTAATTTATGATGACGAGTTTCAGTGATAAATTTTCATAGTTTCAATGATGGGTCGATTCATTTTTTCCACTTGTATAATGTATATATAAGCTTTGATCAAAATAATTACGAAAACCTAGCAAAAGTTTCATCTGGAAAGAAGAATATATGGAATAGGTTCAATTGGTAAATCGAAACTGAAGttttatgttcaaaaaagaAGTAGTAACAGGAATGAATCTTGTTTTCATTGAACTAGTACAGTATTTATGCCCTTTTAGATTTTCAACCCAAGGTAGGATATCCCCCACATTTGAGATGATTTTTGGAGGGAAATCTTACATTTCAGACATCGAATTTCTAGTGTGCTgaagagtttttttttaaacatttttggCCTTGGATAATCAGTTTATTGGGGAAGGTTATGGCCCATGAAATATCTCAGAACAAACTTTACGTTGTTGAGAAAACTTgtataaaaaatatgaatatcCTCAAAAGGAAAAAggaatttttttccatacaaatGCATGGGTTTTCTGTATCGGTTGGGTGGCTGGTTTAGAAATGACTTCTCTCAACTAAGTGCCCACTTACCAATATCGgcaaaatcctgaaaaatcgCCTTGGAACACATATAAATAACACGACAGATCACTGGACTGACACACCGTACAATTTGACCGAGCGAATACTATAAGCGCTCATGGTACTTTGTACAGGAAAGCACGACACGCCTGTTGAGCATAAACAGTAATTCAGAGCCGCActggaaacaattttttttaccattgaGCAAAGGATCAAATCCTTCGTTAACGCTATATACATATAATGGGAGGAGGTAAGTCACAACAGGCTATCTTTGGTACCTGGGTTCTAAGACACTGCCGGCACAGGTAAAGTGTGAAGTAGATAATAGGCTAGTTCAGCCAAGACAATCTTATCAGCCAAGTGTCGCACTATTATTTTAAGACCAtgttgaatatttgaaatttacgAGATTGTAAAGATGTCTAGAATGAATTCCCTGAAAAGGGCCGAAAAAGTAAATAGTAAAAGTTTCATATTTTACACCAATCCATGCCCTGTTTATATTTGTTCAATTATTGACTGGAGTGAACGCTATTTCCAGCAGAGAACAATACAAAGTGTATAAGTAGTTGATGGAATTCGCTCCCTTATCAACCGAAGGTCATTTAATAGGTCAACGGAGTGATATGTACAAAATAATACAGAATCCTTGAAGATTCCGTAGACATAGTATCGGAGGCAGGAAACAAATAACAATAGTTTTTAATGAATATCTACGCACCATGTAATTATCTCTGTTTCAAGGTGATAAAGGTTCTGAATTTGTTCGCCGAAATTATCACAAATTCGCGACATAATAGGACCACACCAGTGTAATCGATATagtatatagaaaaaattaaaattacagAAATTAAGACTTATTTCATTGAATACGTATTTTTCGTGAGGTTACATTTAATATGCAAGATATGAGTATCCAGCTGGAAAGTGGATAAATTATTGGCTGATATCCTattcgaatatttgaaaaattttaagcATGTGCTCTACATAATCTCCTGTTGCAGCCATTTAGAAAAACATGAATAccattcttcttcaatgaacaCCCTGTTTGGGTGAAAACGATACAAAATCGgttcgattttttcaataatatacaCCTTAACTTATCCCAGACCATCTGTTAATGGTTCACTTATGATGAAATATGTATTGGtcaaaaatttcttcagatTACGTTCACTCAAAGTGTGAAAATATATGCCTGAACATACTCAGATTGAGAAAAACTTCGAAATAATGTGCCAGCTTCGAAAGCTAGGGGGATGAAGTTGGTGAAGAGACATCCCCATCCAAATACGTCCACTATTGTGGATGGATAGTGTTTTCCATTTGATTTTACATCAAAAGAGTCGCGATCTTGTGTAGCTGGAAAATTCAGCTTTTCCTTGAATTATTGGGAAATTTATTGAGGAACATTCTTTATGGCACCCTTTCTTGATGTTTGACCATAGGTACTGCGagaatttcttgaattttctaaTGTTTTCATAAGGTTTAAATATTATGAAGGtatacttgattttttttatttttgcagaATATGGAATCCCAGATTTTCAACATCTTTATAGTTATAAACATCGAATTAGGATTTGGTGAgctttctttgaaaaaaaaattaatttttctctaaTTTGTACTATTGCTCTTAGTTCTTGAGAGTATAGAGGTagaaaatataacattttttaagaACTTAAATTATCAAATTAGGAGAATTTTCCCAGGAAGTCGGTATCCCAAACAGAATTATTCAGTCTATTGTGTTACTCCTAAGTCGTTTATATATTTAATGTACACTGCAGATGATTATCTTATTAGTTTTTTCGGACCTCGTAGGAAGCAAGCAAGCAGGCAGGAAATGATCCAATTATAAGATGTGAACAGAATAAGTCTTTGGAAAAAAAAAGCTTCTGAATCAAGTGGCGAATGGAGAAGAAAATCCTTGAGACATTTTTAGatggaaaaaatgtttcattgaCTTTTTGACTCAAGATCGAATTTTTTAGTTCTAGACTGgcaataacaaaaaaatttgttatAATTGTAATGATTAATTAGGATAGAAGAGAGGATACGTGAAATATCGAGGGAGAGGGTGGTATTTTGTGGGTTGGAGGGTTAGGGTTAGTGTCTGGACGCAGGGAAAACACAAGAATAGGTGATGTTTATTTCGGATGTCCTTGACAGCGCCCTTGCAGCAGGCCGACCCGGCCCTGGCGCCAAAACGAATAGTGTAGGTATTCATAATTGTATCTGACTCATCTTTATAGCTGTAATACCGTTTGAGGTGTCCTTCATAATCATAATAACCACGGAATAGCCACAATAAACACCTGTCGGGCATTCAGATTCAGATTAACAGCAGAAAAATGCGATCTGAACAATTGTTGTTACCTTTGTGTTCCGGCTTGCTGGGGGCAGTTTCAGCAGTGGGGGTGGATGTGACAAATTGACAGTTCGATGTACTTTTCTTAATAAAAGTGGAAACTTGATCACATTCACTGGCACCATCGATACTTCGCATGTTTCTTGAACGGATATCATTGGAGTAGTGAAACCATTTCAAGAAATCAGCGCTCGACGCAACGTGAAGTCTTACAAGCGTTTTGCGCTGTTAATCACTGTTACAATGATGAGCAGaagaaattcaatattattatgtAATTATTACAATGTCAGAATAAGACATTGTGCAACCTAATCCGCTCTAAAGCGGCAAGCAAGCACAACTGTGGGTTTTAGCCTCTATTCCCTACTATCCCTTCCCGAATACACGGTCGGTTACAGATGAATGGATGCTGCATGTTTGCCGAAGTAGGGATGAATTTCGGAGAATGGGAATAGGGATGCCAACAATAAACGTTAGACCCAGTGGCGCGGGGTGGACGTGCAAGGGGGTCCCGTTAAACATGCGCCTTTTCCCACACGCGCTTCTGGTTTACGCACACAACGGAAACGGATATCAATAACATCCAGTTCTGGATGGAAATGGGAAGGAATTTCACCACCCTGCAGGCCCTGTATGAGATGGGACGAGTTGCCATTGAAAATACGCTGATCGTATTACACGACAGTTCCTTCTTTCCCTATAGTAATCGAAATATTCACACTTTCACTTTCGAAATCTAAATAAGAAAATCTCACACCCGAGTGAGAATCGAACCTGTTCGTTTGAGGTCTTTTCGCTGTAAAAAATGTTCATTGGGATCTTAATGCGACATACTTTGATCCAGGTTAATCGATAGATATATTAAATCAGCCCTATTTATGTttataattgaagaaaattttatttttaacatatcCCCATACGAAAAAATCCAAACGATTGAGGTCTGGCTGTGATCTTTTACCTATCTAGCCttgaagtaccagaaacagccaaaatcaagcaatttgggatactctCCACATACCATGAGGAGAGGTGGTTAAGTCAGAGACTCTGGGTTAAGTGCCCTAAGGACCATATTTTTTTGTGTGtaataccattgagtattaatactcaatggtaataCGCAAACATACGCCCCTCATCCACATGCTATGTACAGCAAAACTGAAAAAGACACAAACTGAAAGAACATCAGTGTGTTTATCAGGCTCCTTAATGAGACAATGAATTGAAAATCTCCTCTTCTATTGTGGAAAGTTCTGTTCGaagttttttttcagtattAAAACAACTAATTTTGAGGAAAATAGAAGCTCCACCAAAATATCCCGTTGAAtctttattatttacattaaaaaaactgtttattcaTCATACCAGCCTTaatttcttctctgagcttcgAAACGAAGTGCTACTCGTGAAATTTCACCATACAACTTTTTATGTCAGTAATTGATAAGATGATACGGGTCAGTAAAATTACTGCCATTATAAGAATAGCATTTGTTATCATTTGAACGGTTTACTCACTGTTATCCCACAGCTTTTTGAAGTGTATAGCTAATATTTTGCGTGTTTAATGaacatattataattattacatTCGAATTAGCTTCAATATGACCAGTAATCTAAATTAATTCAACACTTACAGTGTAATGAactatttttgaaatcgagtgaGAAATGAAAATTAAGTTCTAAGGATTGTGCCATTTTTACAAATAACAATTATGCAGAAAATAAACAAAAGATTACATCAATAATGATACCCTATTTTTGTAAGATGTgaacgaaattaatttttgaaaccGAATAAAATCTATGCTCAATTTTACAACCGATTCCTGTTTATTCATTCATACAAGAAAAATGAAAGTAATCGAATTAAATTCGCCTCAATAAAATATACCTACGTTAATTTCAATTCACGCACTAATGAACCCCTAGATGTTAAAACTTCCATATTATTACATAATCTGACATGATTTAAAAGATTATGCTTTGCCTAATAGTGAATGTTCTAAACATATCCAGTCTCAAGCGAGTGCTTCAGATTGTAGGGAAGAATCTTCGTTATtccaatcaatattttttatctccATTTATCATGCAGTGTGAATATTTTTAAGGTTCACTCAATTATAGAATTTTCCCAAAATAACCACAGCTTTTCCacaaatataaatttcaaaaaacgaatAGAAATGGAAGAAAGGATTCGAATATGATCTGCATACTTTGAATAGAGCTAGAAAATGT carries:
- the LOC123321902 gene encoding pro-interleukin-16-like isoform X2 — its product is MCSKAIFQDFADIDLNGSISQRWRKLRNCCSLRGFKGHENASEASRTTLLDSSSPQTLVSTPQATSYRRLPGAKKASVQDVLRAKLNSIHVGLRKSRGLSVQEVFSGNFNDSKQPTFYIPSPVTSPSGSDPVSITVSDSPLQREGSDARRRTRFRRRSVNSGLERDCGYDSCESQLYDSLPFEPPPDYDVIDDKFSDKNTRRWSVVGTVPSNAHISNNPRFSLEMAKIKIPKTKLNKKHSERARSHSPSKREANNKLGDASKYPPSKVVNSRTHHELMGKKQRPEVNQSGECGRMNATYNKQDWLEELEEVEEEEEESKFCTLPRGGCSTFTIRQVVFHKGHGTKALGFSIVGGRDSPKGNMGIYVKTIYPNGQAAENGTLREGDEILAVNSKPLHGVSHQEAIDVFKQIRSGQVLLHIGRRVTKKSRERIS
- the LOC123321902 gene encoding pro-interleukin-16-like isoform X1, producing MRSIDGASECDQVSTFIKKSTSNCQFVTSTPTAETAPSKPEHKDLNGSISQRWRKLRNCCSLRGFKGHENASEASRTTLLDSSSPQTLVSTPQATSYRRLPGAKKASVQDVLRAKLNSIHVGLRKSRGLSVQEVFSGNFNDSKQPTFYIPSPVTSPSGSDPVSITVSDSPLQREGSDARRRTRFRRRSVNSGLERDCGYDSCESQLYDSLPFEPPPDYDVIDDKFSDKNTRRWSVVGTVPSNAHISNNPRFSLEMAKIKIPKTKLNKKHSERARSHSPSKREANNKLGDASKYPPSKVVNSRTHHELMGKKQRPEVNQSGECGRMNATYNKQDWLEELEEVEEEEEESKFCTLPRGGCSTFTIRQVVFHKGHGTKALGFSIVGGRDSPKGNMGIYVKTIYPNGQAAENGTLREGDEILAVNSKPLHGVSHQEAIDVFKQIRSGQVLLHIGRRVTKKSRERIS
- the LOC123321902 gene encoding pro-interleukin-16-like isoform X3; the encoded protein is MYSRKDLNGSISQRWRKLRNCCSLRGFKGHENASEASRTTLLDSSSPQTLVSTPQATSYRRLPGAKKASVQDVLRAKLNSIHVGLRKSRGLSVQEVFSGNFNDSKQPTFYIPSPVTSPSGSDPVSITVSDSPLQREGSDARRRTRFRRRSVNSGLERDCGYDSCESQLYDSLPFEPPPDYDVIDDKFSDKNTRRWSVVGTVPSNAHISNNPRFSLEMAKIKIPKTKLNKKHSERARSHSPSKREANNKLGDASKYPPSKVVNSRTHHELMGKKQRPEVNQSGECGRMNATYNKQDWLEELEEVEEEEEESKFCTLPRGGCSTFTIRQVVFHKGHGTKALGFSIVGGRDSPKGNMGIYVKTIYPNGQAAENGTLREGDEILAVNSKPLHGVSHQEAIDVFKQIRSGQVLLHIGRRVTKKSRERIS